From a region of the Brevibacterium siliguriense genome:
- a CDS encoding TetR family transcriptional regulator C-terminal domain-containing protein, producing MSGAQPTDAADHGHVTDVRSPEATGLRARDAIGRSGLKQRKIAEAIGIDETKLSKALSGRRRFTADELLGVATATGVTVRWLLGDESQVSAPPPNTATAANDDEEATPKRSIAEAAWTLFGRYGFDAVRIADIAEASGVSAPSILYYFANKSELFDAALDYSVKLAFDRQIAWLDDITDPAQRLERLLKLQSPLGRTERGEWSIWLQTWARMALDGSTLTNYPPSYERWSRTVQTTIEDGQRTGCFQPGDPRAMADELTSLLDGLGIKVLTGVMDTETLSLRLRSYLDRAVMHPAAAATTTTERTTDTSTDRLKESS from the coding sequence ATGAGTGGTGCACAACCGACCGATGCCGCGGATCACGGCCATGTCACGGACGTCCGGAGTCCGGAAGCCACCGGGCTCCGCGCCCGGGATGCCATCGGGCGGTCGGGACTCAAGCAGCGCAAGATCGCCGAGGCGATCGGCATCGACGAGACGAAACTGTCCAAGGCGCTGTCCGGTCGTCGCAGGTTCACCGCCGATGAGCTCCTCGGCGTGGCCACCGCCACCGGCGTGACCGTCCGGTGGCTGCTGGGCGACGAGTCACAGGTCTCCGCTCCTCCCCCGAACACGGCGACCGCTGCAAATGACGACGAGGAAGCGACTCCCAAGCGCAGCATCGCCGAGGCGGCCTGGACGCTGTTCGGCCGGTACGGCTTCGACGCCGTGCGCATCGCCGATATCGCGGAGGCTTCCGGCGTCTCTGCGCCGAGCATCCTCTACTACTTCGCGAACAAATCCGAGCTCTTCGACGCCGCCCTTGACTACTCGGTCAAGCTCGCCTTCGACCGTCAGATCGCGTGGCTCGATGACATCACGGACCCCGCACAGAGGCTCGAACGTCTGCTGAAGCTGCAGTCCCCGCTGGGGCGCACGGAACGTGGCGAATGGTCGATCTGGCTGCAGACGTGGGCCCGCATGGCTCTCGATGGCTCGACATTGACGAACTATCCACCCAGCTACGAACGTTGGTCGCGCACCGTCCAGACGACGATCGAAGACGGTCAGCGCACCGGCTGCTTCCAACCCGGTGATCCGCGTGCCATGGCCGATGAGCTCACTTCGCTGCTCGACGGCCTCGGCATCAAGGTGCTCACCGGAGTGATGGACACCGAGACCCTCTCACTGCGGCTGCGCTCCTACCTCGACCGTGCCGTCATGCACCCGGCAGCGGCGGCGACGACCACAACAGAACGCACAACCGATACATCCACCGATCGACTGAAGGAGTCATCATGA
- a CDS encoding BKACE family enzyme has translation MNRKVILTCAVTGAGDTTGKSEHVPVSPEEIANDAIAAARAGASVVHIHVRDLETKQGSREVAYYREVVRRIRASDVDPVINLTAGMGGDLVVDPQDPLTTMPGTDLINALDRLPHVEELLPEICTIDCGSLNFGEGSNLYVSTPDMLREGSKRIQTLGVRPEMEIFDTGNLWFANVLVEEGLIDAPPLYQLCMGIPYGAPADPGLLAAMVNMLPKGAQFTSFAIGANQLPWVAHSVLAGGHARVGLEDNLYMSKGVKATNADLTARAVEIITNLGSSVATPEEAREILDLRVQTPTIAGGDL, from the coding sequence ATGAATCGCAAGGTCATCCTCACCTGTGCCGTCACAGGAGCCGGAGACACCACCGGCAAGAGCGAACACGTTCCCGTCAGCCCCGAAGAGATCGCGAACGATGCCATCGCGGCCGCCCGGGCCGGGGCGTCGGTCGTCCACATCCACGTCCGCGACCTCGAGACGAAGCAGGGTTCACGAGAGGTCGCCTACTACCGCGAAGTCGTCCGCCGCATCCGTGCCTCCGACGTCGATCCGGTCATCAACCTCACTGCCGGAATGGGCGGTGACCTCGTCGTCGACCCGCAGGATCCGCTGACCACGATGCCGGGCACGGACCTCATCAACGCCCTCGACCGACTCCCCCACGTCGAGGAGCTGCTGCCCGAGATCTGCACGATCGACTGCGGCAGCCTCAACTTCGGCGAAGGGTCGAACCTCTACGTCTCGACCCCGGACATGCTCCGCGAGGGGTCGAAGCGCATCCAGACCCTGGGCGTGCGTCCCGAGATGGAGATCTTCGACACCGGAAACCTGTGGTTCGCCAACGTCCTCGTCGAAGAGGGGCTCATCGACGCCCCGCCGCTGTACCAGCTGTGCATGGGCATCCCCTACGGTGCTCCCGCCGATCCGGGTCTGCTGGCAGCGATGGTGAACATGCTGCCCAAGGGCGCACAGTTCACATCCTTCGCCATCGGTGCCAACCAGCTCCCATGGGTGGCCCACTCCGTGCTCGCGGGCGGTCACGCCCGCGTCGGACTCGAGGACAACCTCTACATGTCCAAGGGCGTCAAGGCCACGAACGCGGACCTCACCGCTCGCGCCGTCGAGATCATCACCAACCTCGGCTCGTCCGTGGCCACTCCCGAAGAGGCCCGCGAGATCCTCGATCTGCGCGTGCAGACACCGACCATCGCAGGAGGCGATCTGTGA
- the yczE gene encoding membrane protein YczE, whose translation MRAPKRQLANAGPIEQLRGGRLWRRLPQLFLGLYLFGASMAMMVNAGLGMTPWDVLHSGIQNHVPLTFGTIITILAFLVLLIWIPLRQQPGIGTILNALLVGPSLDLTRLFLPRPDELGWNIALMVTGVVLNGAASAMYIGSQFGPGPRDGLMTGLSRVTGRSIRLVRTLIEVTVVAVGWLLGGVVGVGTVLYALGIGPITQALLPAFTVDLLPRSKPTTTAEDAPED comes from the coding sequence ATGAGAGCACCGAAGCGTCAGCTGGCCAATGCCGGTCCCATCGAACAGCTGCGCGGCGGACGGCTGTGGCGGCGCCTCCCCCAGCTGTTTCTGGGTCTCTACCTCTTCGGTGCCTCGATGGCGATGATGGTCAACGCCGGTTTGGGCATGACGCCGTGGGATGTCCTCCACTCGGGCATCCAGAACCATGTGCCACTGACTTTCGGCACCATCATCACCATTCTGGCGTTCCTCGTGCTGCTGATCTGGATCCCGCTGCGCCAGCAGCCTGGCATCGGCACGATCCTCAACGCCCTCCTCGTCGGGCCGTCGCTCGACCTCACGCGCCTGTTCCTGCCCCGACCCGATGAACTCGGGTGGAACATCGCGCTCATGGTCACGGGCGTCGTCCTCAACGGGGCCGCCTCGGCGATGTACATCGGTTCCCAATTCGGGCCGGGCCCGCGCGATGGGCTGATGACGGGACTCTCCCGAGTCACCGGGCGCTCGATCCGGCTCGTGCGCACACTCATCGAGGTCACGGTCGTCGCGGTGGGCTGGCTGCTCGGCGGAGTCGTCGGCGTCGGCACGGTCCTCTACGCTCTGGGGATCGGTCCGATCACCCAGGCGCTGCTTCCCGCTTTCACCGTCGACCTCCTTCCCCGGTCGAAACCGACCACCACCGCCGAGGATGCGCCCGAGGACTGA
- a CDS encoding pyridoxal phosphate-dependent decarboxylase family protein — MTDSLHSRMHVVSDETRNLVNLVLEYSRRRTLAEDTPLDHPTSEAELRRLAGPTVTEEGLGSARALAIFEHIFAPACISTDHPKYLSFIPSAPTKAAVAFDLVVSASALYGGSWLEGAGVVHAENEVLRWLAGEFELPAGAGGVFVQGGTIGNLSALVAARNAQKEKLGETRPGRWVIVCSAEAHSSVASAAEVMDVDIAPVATGEDGILRPDGVREALDEHGDAVIAVVATSGTTNFGTIDDIAGIAALKDEFDFWLHIDGAYGLAAMLSPQARHKFVGVEKADSLIVDPHKWLFAPFDACALIYRDPTSGRRAHTQKAEYLDTLTDAQDWSPSDFAIQLTRRPRGLPLWYSLASYGAETYREAIGQSIDLAREIATEIKHREHLRLVREPELSIVVFERDGWQRSDYDAWSDRLLEDQRAFVVPSSHKGRPNARFAIVNPLTTFDDLTDILDSME, encoded by the coding sequence ATGACCGACAGTCTTCATTCCCGCATGCACGTCGTCTCCGACGAGACCCGCAACCTCGTGAACCTCGTCCTCGAGTACTCGCGGCGTCGGACCTTGGCCGAGGACACTCCGCTCGACCATCCGACGTCCGAAGCCGAGCTGCGTCGATTGGCCGGACCCACCGTCACCGAGGAGGGGCTGGGGTCTGCTCGGGCGCTGGCGATCTTCGAACACATCTTCGCCCCCGCCTGCATCTCCACCGATCATCCGAAGTACCTGTCTTTCATTCCCAGCGCTCCGACGAAGGCAGCGGTGGCCTTCGACCTCGTGGTGTCCGCCAGTGCCCTCTACGGCGGTTCGTGGCTCGAAGGCGCCGGAGTCGTCCACGCCGAGAACGAAGTCCTGCGGTGGCTGGCCGGAGAATTCGAGCTGCCCGCGGGCGCTGGGGGAGTGTTCGTCCAAGGCGGCACGATCGGCAACCTCTCTGCTCTCGTCGCCGCCCGCAATGCTCAGAAGGAGAAGCTCGGGGAGACCCGGCCGGGACGCTGGGTGATCGTGTGCAGTGCCGAAGCCCACTCGTCGGTCGCCTCTGCGGCCGAAGTCATGGACGTCGACATCGCTCCAGTGGCCACCGGCGAGGACGGGATCCTACGCCCCGACGGAGTGCGCGAGGCTCTGGACGAACACGGGGATGCCGTGATCGCGGTGGTGGCCACCTCGGGGACCACGAACTTCGGCACCATCGACGACATCGCCGGCATCGCCGCTCTCAAGGACGAATTCGACTTCTGGCTCCACATCGACGGCGCCTATGGTCTGGCCGCGATGCTCTCACCTCAGGCACGTCACAAGTTCGTCGGGGTGGAGAAAGCCGATTCGCTCATCGTCGATCCCCACAAATGGCTCTTCGCTCCCTTCGACGCCTGTGCGCTCATCTACCGCGACCCGACTTCGGGACGGCGCGCGCACACGCAGAAGGCCGAATACCTCGACACGCTCACCGACGCTCAGGACTGGAGCCCTTCGGACTTCGCCATCCAGCTCACACGGCGCCCGCGTGGTCTGCCGCTGTGGTATTCGCTGGCCAGCTACGGCGCGGAAACCTATCGGGAGGCGATCGGCCAATCGATCGATCTGGCACGTGAGATCGCCACGGAGATCAAGCACCGGGAGCATCTGCGGCTCGTGCGCGAACCAGAACTCTCCATCGTCGTGTTCGAACGCGACGGCTGGCAGCGATCGGACTACGATGCGTGGTCGGATCGACTCCTCGAGGACCAGCGGGCGTTCGTCGTGCCGAGTTCGCATAAGGGGCGGCCGAATGCCAGGTTCGCGATCGTCAATCCGCTGACCACGTTCGACGATCTCACTGACATCCTCGATTCGATGGAGTAA